The following are from one region of the Deltaproteobacteria bacterium genome:
- a CDS encoding TIGR04552 family protein: MARPHRVDCRLRSSPVARPRTPSQALHTVLTVDNLTLADIEAVRLLLRGGSVIDWHRLDFEDHASVDRFLRVNEFDPDSAADIDRIEAIRAEAVEYLARNYSFHIPDDVATGVPARDLFLMASRKGKRRTWACVVLKVMHIIHHLRGRATAIHLPITDERLFQAVELKVMHIVDELRATGYPIYEFQWSRKPVDSLITKLLAKRTTLAANIYDKLRFRLIVRERDDLLPMLAVLTRRLIPFNYVIPGESVNHLVPLREIIETTPALRAFADELQPETSLERRQDERAAGPVNEFSGKDYKIVNFVADLPVRLSAVLDDEAARARADSHVLFALTEFQLCDRATAENNEVGENSHDVYKQRQLERVRKRLMRGARVRAPTGAGDA, translated from the coding sequence ATCGCCCGACCACATCGGGTAGACTGCCGCCTCCGGAGTTCGCCCGTGGCCCGCCCGCGCACACCGTCACAAGCCCTGCACACCGTCCTCACGGTCGACAATCTGACCCTGGCGGACATCGAGGCGGTGCGCCTGCTGCTCCGCGGCGGCTCGGTCATCGACTGGCATCGCCTCGACTTCGAGGACCACGCGAGCGTCGACCGCTTCCTGCGGGTCAACGAGTTCGACCCGGACTCGGCTGCAGACATCGATCGGATCGAGGCGATCCGCGCCGAGGCGGTCGAGTACCTCGCGCGCAACTACTCGTTCCACATCCCCGACGACGTGGCGACCGGCGTACCCGCGCGCGACCTGTTCCTCATGGCCTCGCGCAAGGGGAAACGCCGGACGTGGGCGTGCGTGGTGTTGAAGGTGATGCACATCATCCACCACCTGCGCGGGCGCGCCACCGCGATCCACTTGCCGATCACCGACGAGCGCCTGTTTCAGGCCGTCGAACTGAAGGTCATGCACATCGTCGACGAGCTGCGCGCCACCGGCTACCCGATCTACGAGTTCCAGTGGAGCCGCAAGCCAGTCGATTCGCTGATCACCAAGCTGCTCGCCAAGCGAACGACCCTGGCTGCGAACATCTACGACAAACTCCGGTTTCGCCTGATCGTCCGCGAACGCGACGACCTGCTGCCGATGCTGGCGGTACTCACGCGCCGGTTGATCCCGTTCAACTACGTGATCCCGGGCGAGTCGGTCAACCACCTGGTGCCGCTGCGCGAGATCATCGAGACGACCCCGGCACTGCGCGCGTTCGCGGATGAACTGCAACCGGAGACGTCGCTCGAACGGCGCCAGGACGAGCGAGCCGCGGGGCCGGTCAACGAGTTTTCCGGCAAGGACTACAAGATCGTCAACTTCGTGGCCGACCTGCCCGTCCGCCTCAGTGCGGTGCTGGACGACGAGGCGGCCCGCGCGCGCGCCGACAGCCACGTGTTGTTCGCGCTCACCGAGTTCCAGCTGTGCGACCGCGCGACGGCGGAGAACAACGAAGTCGGTGAAAACAGCCACGACGTGTACAAGCAGCGCCAACTCGAACGCGTGCGCAAACGCCTGATGCGCGGCGCGCGCGTCCGCGCGCCCACCGGCGCCGGCGACGCATGA